The nucleotide window CACGGCTGGTGGATCGTGCTGGCGGGCTTCGTCTGCACGCTGCTGGCGATTGGCAGCACGACCTATGCCTTCGGGCTGTTCGTGGTGCCGCTGTCGCAGGAGTTCGGCCTGACGCGGGCCGACATCAACAGTGGTTTCATCTTTCTGCTGCTCGGCTTCGCGCTGTGGGCGCCGCTGGTCGGGCGCCTGCTCGATCACCTGCCGGCGCGCGCGGTGATGAGCACCGGTGCGCTGCTGTTCGCCGGCGGTTTCGCGCTGGTGTCGGCGGCGCAATCGCCCTGGGTCATGGGCCTGGTGATTCTCGGGCCAGTGTCCTTCGGCACCGTGGCCTGCGGCGCGCTGGCGGCCAATGCCATCACCGCGCGCTGGTTCCAGGCCCGGCGCGGGCGCGCCATGGGGCTGCTCGCGGTGTCCACCTCGGTCGGCGGCTTCACCATGCCGCCGCTGATCGCACTGCTGATGGAAAGCTTCGGCTGGCGCCTGGCGCTGCTGGTGCAGGGCCTGCTGGCCGCCGGGTTGATGCTGCTGGTGGTGTGGCTGTTCGTGCGTGACCGCCCTTCCGACCTCGGGCTGGCGCCCGACGGCGGCAGCGAACCGGCGTTGCCGCCCGGCGCCGATGAGCGCCGGCCGGGCGAGCAGGCCTGGACCTTCGGCGCGCTCTTGCGCGCGCCCAATTTCTGGCTGGTGGGCTGCGGCGCCGGCATCCTGCTGGCGGCCGACCAGGCGCTGCTGGCCTCGATGATCCCCTACGGCACGGACGCGGGCCTGAGCCTGCCGCAGGCCTCGCTGCTGATGTCCTGCCTGACCTTCTCCGCGATCCTCGGCAAGCTGGTGATCGGCGCGCTGGCCGATCGGGTCGACAAGCGCCTGCTGTTCTGCGCGGTGGCGGCCTGCAACCTGGCCTTCCTGGTGGTGCTGCTGCTGGAGCCGAACTACGCCGTGCTGCTGCTGGCCTGCAGCATCATCGGCCTGGCCATCGGCGGCACCTACCCGCTGTGGATGACGCTGACCGCCGACTGCTTCGGCGCGCGTTCCTTCGGCACCGTCATGGGCAGCATGAACCTGGTGGTGATGCCGTTCTCAATCGTCTCGATCCGCTTCATCGGCGAGGTCTACGACCACACCGGCAGTTACCGGATCGCCTTCATTGCCTTCATGCTGACGGCGGTGGTGTCGACCCTGCTGGTGCTGGCGGTGCGCCTGCCGCGCAAGGCCTGAGGGGGTTCAGCCCAGCGTGATGACGCTGTTGAGCAGCAGCCGCACCAGCATGGTCTGGCGCGTGACGCCGGTCTTGCAGAAGATCGAGCGCAGATGGGTGCGGGCGGTGTTGCGGCGCACGTTCATCTTCTCCGCCGCCTCGTCGAGGGTATAGCCCTCAGCCAGCAGCAGCGCCAGCTGCGCCTCCATGCGCGTCAGCCCGAACAGCCGCCGCACCAGTTCCTGCGAGGGCTGCGCGGCATTCGACTCCGGGTCGCGCAGGAATATCGCCACCGCCGGCCGGTGCTTGCTTTCCGACCACTGGCCGGGCGGGATGGCCTTGACCAGCACGCCCAGCTTGCTGCGCCCGGACGGCCGGGTGATCGACATGGCCTCCACCAGCCCCGGGGCCTGACTGCCGGCGTCGGCCAACGCCTGCTTGATCATGCGCTGCAGCTCGCGGCTTTCCTGGCTGGAATCCACGCCCAGCGTGTTACCGGACAGCCAGATGCCGTCCTTCTCGGCCAGGATGCGCTTGGCCTCCTGGTTGGTCTCCAGGATGTTGCCGGCCTGGTCGAAGCTGATGATGCCCAGCAGCATGCGGTTGACGGTACCGGCGAACAGCTGGCGCTCGCACTCGAGGAAATCCAGGTGCGCGTGCAGTTGGATCGAGCGCTTGAGATGCGGTAGCAGGAAGCGCACCAGCAGCCGGTCCTCGGCGCCGAAGGGCTTGGCATCGTGGGCGCGCGTCACGCGCAGCCGGCACTCGATGCCCTCTTTGGTGTAGATGTCGGCGCCGAGCAGGTGGCGGATGTCGAGCGGCTTGAGGTACTCGCGGTAGAAGGCGGACTGCAGCCACTCGCGGCCGATCAGTTCCTCGGCGGTGACCACCTCGCCCTCGCGCAGGCGCACGAAGGGGTCGAGCGCGAAGAAGTGCGTCTCGTAGGATTCCACGCCCTGGGCCGTGACCGGGCCGGTGTTGATCATGACGCCGGAGCTGTCGGGCGAGGGCGGGCGCAGCATCAGGGTGACATGGGCCGCCTTGAGCTGGTCGCGCAGCATTTGCAGGGCGGTGGACCAGGGCGGCGATTCCACCGGCCCCTCGTAAATGGCCCCCAGCAGCTGGTCGAGCAGGGCCAGCGGGAAGGCCTTGGCCACGTCGCCGAACGGGGTGACGGCCGTTTTGGCGGCCCGCCCCTTCGCAGCGGTCGTGGCTGGCTTCGCGGACGAAGGCATGCAGCTGTTCTCTCCACCTCGCTGGCGTGTTCGCGGCCTGCGCCAGGCCGGTACACGTCTCATCCCCGCAGTATACGGGAAGTCCTTGAAATGGCGCAGCAAATGCCTGGGCAGGCGAGGGGCGCCTGAGCCGCGTTCGTCCGCTCGGACGATTCTGCCGCGTGCGCCTGCGGCGAAGATGGACCTTAGATTTTCCAGCCCGGGAATCCCATGGTCAGCGAACAAACAATGAAAGACGGCCTGCAGGCCTACATCGACAGCTTCAACCGCGCCGATGCGGCCGGCATCGCCGATCTGTATGCCGACGACGCCACCGTCGAGGACCCGGTCGGCAGCCCGGTCAAGCACGGCAAGCAGGCGATCGCCGAGTTCTACCAGATGGCGGTGCAGACCGGCGCCAAGCTCAAGCTGGCTGCGCCGATCCGCGGCTCGCACGGCAATGCCGCCGCCATGGCCTTCGACGTGGAGCTCAACATGCCGGCCGGGCGCATGGTGATCCGCGTGATCGACGTGATGACCTTCAATGAGGAAGGCAAGTTCACCTCGATGAAGGCTTACTGGGGCCCCGGCGACATGGTGAAAGCTGTGTAGGAGCGACTTTAGTCGCGATCTTCCAATCGGTCGCGGCTAAAGCCGCTCCTACAATCGCCCCCGCCTGCGCGGGAATGGCAAGGGGGAAGTGCTGATGCTCACACCCGAACAGATTTCCGACCGGCTCGAGCTGCAGCAGCTGGTCACCGACTATGCCAATGCCATTGACGCGCGCGAGTTCGAGAAGCTCGACCGCATTTTCACACCCGACGCGCACATCGACTACACCGCCATGGGCGGCATCGCCGGGCCTTACCCCAAAATCCGCGCCTGGTTGCCAGAGGCGCTCAAGCCCTTCCCGGCCTACCTGCACTTCATCGGCAACCTGTCGTTCCAGGTTGACGGTGACGCGGCTACGGGACAGGTGGCCTGCATCAACCCGATCACGCTACCCGTGCTGGGCACGGTGTATATCGCGCTCTGGTACCGCGACCGCTACCGGCGCACGCCGGACGGCTGGCGCATCTGCGAGCGGGTCGAGCACTGCTGCCACATGCCGCGCTGGATGCGGCTGGCGGCGAAGCTGCAGCAGCGGAAGAAACAGGGAAACCCTGATTAATGGCTTTCGTCATTCCGGCGAAAAGCCTGCCCCGGACTCGATCCGGGGCCGGAATCCAGCGACTTTAAAGGCTCTGGACCCCGGCCTTCGCCGGGGTGACGGAATAGATCAGAGCCGCAGCCGGCATCGATCAGACATTATCGAAGGCGTGCTTCAGCTCGGGCTTCTTCTGCAGGCCCTTGTCGATCTCGATCACGCGGCGCTGCTTGAGTTCAGCCGGGATGGCCGCCGCGTCCATATAGAACTGCTCGTACCACTGGCGGTTCTGGTACACCGGGCCGTCGCCGTCGCACAGCAGCGGATTGTCGATGCGCACCTTGTTGTGCCAGATCTCGACGTCCTCGGCAAAGGCCTTGTTGGTCAGCTCCACGTACTGCTTGACCATGGTGTCGCACTGTTCCTGGCTCATGCCGGGGAATTTCTTCACCATCACGCCGAAGCGCAGCTCGAAGCTGTTTTGATCGATGGGCGTGTGCGAATTGAGCAGGATGGATTCGACCGGATAGCCGCCCATCGAGCCGAACATGTGCGTGATCTGGTAGGCCGGGCCATAGTAGCTGGCGATGGTCGTGAGGTACTCCTCGCTGCCGCCCAGCTTGCTGTTCATGCCCACCATGACCTGGGTGGCCTTGTGGCCCTCGAAGATGTCGGCGAAGTACACCACGTTCTCCGAGCCGTGCACGGAGGTGAAGTGCGCCATGTCGGCGATGTTGTCGATCAGCTCGCGGCAGTTGTTCTTGATGGTCCACTTGACCAGCGACCAGTCCGACCATTCGTCGGGTTGGAACACCGGCGCGATGCGCGGAATGGCCTGCGCCGGGTCGGGCGGGTTGCCTTCCGGGTCGTTCCACACGAACAGCATCTTGTTCTCTTCGCACGTCGGCCAGGACTTGACGCGCGCCTTGGGCGGGATGCGCTTGGCGTAGGGGATGTGGTTGCACACGCCGTCGCCGCCCCAGCTCCAGCCGTGGAATTTGCACACCACGGAGTTGCCCTGCACCTTGCCGATGGCGAGGTCCGCGCCCATGTGCGGGCACCAGGCGTCGAGGATGTGCAGCTGCCCGTCCTCGCCCTGGAAGATGACCAGACGGGTGCCGAAGATGTTCAGGCCGTGCGGTTTGCCGTCCTTGTAGTCCTGCGCCAGGCCGAGGCAATGCCAGCCGCGCGCGTAGCGGGTGGGCGGGGCTTCGGCTTCGATCCGATGGATGAGGTTGCCACCGGGGCCGGCGCCGGATTTGGGTTTGATGACGGCAGACATGGCGGAGCTCCACTCTTGGAGGGCGCAGGAGACTGGGGCCAGTTTGAGCACCTGCCCTGCGCCCTACATCACCCGTTTGAGTGAAGCCCCGAACCTCGTCCGGGCGTGTGATACGGTGGCCTGAGAAACGGGGGCGGAAATGCGATCGAGTGTGTTGTTGGCTGCGCTGGCAGCCGCGCTTTTCGTGTGCGGCTGCAAGCCCCTGGGCAGCAGTTCTTCATCGGGCGGCAGCGGCGGGCCGGGAACGGGCCCGGGCACGACGGCGCCGGCCCAGCTGCGCCGCGACGGGCGCTGGCTGGTGGACCCGCAGGGCCGCGTGGTGCTGATCCATGGCGTCAACACGGTGTGGAAGAATCCGCCGTACTACCCGCCGGCGAGCGCGGAGGGTTTTACCGCGGCCGACGCGCAATGGCTGTACGACCACGGCTTCAACGGCGCGCGCATCGGCACGCTGTGGGTGGGGGTGACGCCGCACGCGCCGGGCGAAGTCGACCAGAACTATCTCGCGGCCTGGGACCGCGTCATCCAGCTCATGGCGGCGAAGCAGATCTGGATGCTGTTCGATTTCCACCAGGACATGATGACCCCCGAGTTCCAGGGCGAGGGCTTCCCGGAGTGGGCGGTGCCGCCGCTCAAGGGCCCGGTCAACACGATCCTGCCGCCGCCGATGTTCGGCTTCCCGTTCAACTATTTCACGCCGCAGGTCTCGGAGCTGTACGACAACCTGTGGGCCGAGCGTGGCACGGTGTGGGACGGTTTCCGCGACGCCTGGAAGGCGGTGGCGGCCAAGTGGAAAAACCAGCCCTACCACATGGGCTATGACCTGATGAACGAGCCCTGGGCCGGGCAGGAGTTCCCGGCCTGCATCTTCCTGTACGGCATCGGCTGCCCGTCGAGCGACAGCAACGAGATCCAGCCCTTCTTCGAGCATGCCATCGCCGGCATCCGTGAAATCGACCGGAACAACATCGTATGGATGGAATCGCAGCTGCTGGCCGGTGGCACCGGCTACCCGACCGGCCTCGGTCCGGTCGCGGGCGAGAGCCAGCTCGGCTACTCCTTTCACAACTACTGCCCGCTGAATGCGCTGTTCCAGGCCGCGCAGCTGGGCCTGATCACGGGTTCGCTGCCTGTGGACACCTGCGAGTCGTTCGAGAACAACGTCATGAACCAGGCGCGGACCACGGCCGAGCGCATGGGCGCGGTGGAGCTGATGACCGAGTTCGGCGCCTCCGACGACCTGGCGCTGATCCGGCGCGTGACCGCGGCCGCGGACGCGCATCTGATCGGCTGGCATTACTGGCACTACAAGAACTGGAGCGACCCCACCACGCAGTCGCAGGCCAGCGGCGCACAGGGCATGTTCACCGACGACGCCGACCTGACCACGGTGAAGCTGGACAAGCTCAGGCTGCTCGAGCGCACCTACCCGCAGGCCACGGCGGGTATTCCGCTCGAGCTGTCCTTCAACCCCGACACCGCGGAGTTCAACTACCGCTACACGCCGCGTGCGGCCACGGCGCCGACAGAGATCTAT belongs to Nevskiales bacterium and includes:
- a CDS encoding helix-turn-helix transcriptional regulator, encoding MPSSAKPATTAAKGRAAKTAVTPFGDVAKAFPLALLDQLLGAIYEGPVESPPWSTALQMLRDQLKAAHVTLMLRPPSPDSSGVMINTGPVTAQGVESYETHFFALDPFVRLREGEVVTAEELIGREWLQSAFYREYLKPLDIRHLLGADIYTKEGIECRLRVTRAHDAKPFGAEDRLLVRFLLPHLKRSIQLHAHLDFLECERQLFAGTVNRMLLGIISFDQAGNILETNQEAKRILAEKDGIWLSGNTLGVDSSQESRELQRMIKQALADAGSQAPGLVEAMSITRPSGRSKLGVLVKAIPPGQWSESKHRPAVAIFLRDPESNAAQPSQELVRRLFGLTRMEAQLALLLAEGYTLDEAAEKMNVRRNTARTHLRSIFCKTGVTRQTMLVRLLLNSVITLG
- a CDS encoding MFS transporter; this encodes MSNLYHGWWIVLAGFVCTLLAIGSTTYAFGLFVVPLSQEFGLTRADINSGFIFLLLGFALWAPLVGRLLDHLPARAVMSTGALLFAGGFALVSAAQSPWVMGLVILGPVSFGTVACGALAANAITARWFQARRGRAMGLLAVSTSVGGFTMPPLIALLMESFGWRLALLVQGLLAAGLMLLVVWLFVRDRPSDLGLAPDGGSEPALPPGADERRPGEQAWTFGALLRAPNFWLVGCGAGILLAADQALLASMIPYGTDAGLSLPQASLLMSCLTFSAILGKLVIGALADRVDKRLLFCAVAACNLAFLVVLLLEPNYAVLLLACSIIGLAIGGTYPLWMTLTADCFGARSFGTVMGSMNLVVMPFSIVSIRFIGEVYDHTGSYRIAFIAFMLTAVVSTLLVLAVRLPRKA
- a CDS encoding nuclear transport factor 2 family protein, yielding MLTPEQISDRLELQQLVTDYANAIDAREFEKLDRIFTPDAHIDYTAMGGIAGPYPKIRAWLPEALKPFPAYLHFIGNLSFQVDGDAATGQVACINPITLPVLGTVYIALWYRDRYRRTPDGWRICERVEHCCHMPRWMRLAAKLQQRKKQGNPD
- a CDS encoding cellulase family glycosylhydrolase, which encodes MRSSVLLAALAAALFVCGCKPLGSSSSSGGSGGPGTGPGTTAPAQLRRDGRWLVDPQGRVVLIHGVNTVWKNPPYYPPASAEGFTAADAQWLYDHGFNGARIGTLWVGVTPHAPGEVDQNYLAAWDRVIQLMAAKQIWMLFDFHQDMMTPEFQGEGFPEWAVPPLKGPVNTILPPPMFGFPFNYFTPQVSELYDNLWAERGTVWDGFRDAWKAVAAKWKNQPYHMGYDLMNEPWAGQEFPACIFLYGIGCPSSDSNEIQPFFEHAIAGIREIDRNNIVWMESQLLAGGTGYPTGLGPVAGESQLGYSFHNYCPLNALFQAAQLGLITGSLPVDTCESFENNVMNQARTTAERMGAVELMTEFGASDDLALIRRVTAAADAHLIGWHYWHYKNWSDPTTQSQASGAQGMFTDDADLTTVKLDKLRLLERTYPQATAGIPLELSFNPDTAEFNYRYTPRAATAPTEIYVPVALHYPQGYTVQVTGATVQSAPNAPRLLLANNPGATEVTVSVTRP
- a CDS encoding Rieske 2Fe-2S domain-containing protein, whose amino-acid sequence is MSAVIKPKSGAGPGGNLIHRIEAEAPPTRYARGWHCLGLAQDYKDGKPHGLNIFGTRLVIFQGEDGQLHILDAWCPHMGADLAIGKVQGNSVVCKFHGWSWGGDGVCNHIPYAKRIPPKARVKSWPTCEENKMLFVWNDPEGNPPDPAQAIPRIAPVFQPDEWSDWSLVKWTIKNNCRELIDNIADMAHFTSVHGSENVVYFADIFEGHKATQVMVGMNSKLGGSEEYLTTIASYYGPAYQITHMFGSMGGYPVESILLNSHTPIDQNSFELRFGVMVKKFPGMSQEQCDTMVKQYVELTNKAFAEDVEIWHNKVRIDNPLLCDGDGPVYQNRQWYEQFYMDAAAIPAELKQRRVIEIDKGLQKKPELKHAFDNV
- a CDS encoding steroid Delta-isomerase, whose translation is MKDGLQAYIDSFNRADAAGIADLYADDATVEDPVGSPVKHGKQAIAEFYQMAVQTGAKLKLAAPIRGSHGNAAAMAFDVELNMPAGRMVIRVIDVMTFNEEGKFTSMKAYWGPGDMVKAV